In a genomic window of Magnolia sinica isolate HGM2019 chromosome 16, MsV1, whole genome shotgun sequence:
- the LOC131229643 gene encoding uncharacterized protein LOC131229643, with amino-acid sequence MLFSWLAADIMNVDNHFLPESYAPHADEPWTTGIFCQLLPKLPCQLNVSHLMFWYLCLNSTLNSSQPSEKGLDEIVFKAMGRAINKIVMIVELIKAEMMLCF; translated from the exons ATGTTATTTAG TTGGCTGGCCGCAGATATAATGAATGTGGACAACCACTTTCTTCCTGAAAGTTATGCGCCCCATGCAGATGAACCTTGGACAACTGGAATTTTCTGTCAATTGTTGCCAAAACTGCCTTGTCAACTGAATGTGTCTCATCTAATGTTCTGGTACTTGTGTCTCAATTCTACTCTTAACTCATCTCAGCCATCA GAAAAGGGCTTAGATGAAATTGTCTTCAAGGCGATGGGAAGAGCTATAAATAAAATTGTTATGATCGTGGAGCTAATTAAG GCAGAGATGATGTTATGCTTTTGA